GTGTCGGACTTGCAAGCCAGAGGCATTCATTTTCGCAGCCTCACAGATGCCATTGATACCTCAACACCCGCCGGGCGCTTCTTTTTCCATGTGATGAGTGCGCTGGCAGAAATGGAACGTGAGCTGATTGTCGAGCGCACCCGTGCCGGGCTGGCCGCAGCCAGGGCAGCAGGCCGTATTGGCGGCAGGCGGCGTATTATGACGCCTGAAACCCTTGAACGGGCCAAAATGCTGCTGGATAACGGTGCCACTCGCTGGCAAATCGCTAATATTATTGGTGTATCAGAAAAAACCATTTATAAATATTTTCCGGTGGGGAATATTTAGACGGAAATTATATTTCCGGCTAAAATATCACCTTTATTTGGATATTAAAAATAACGTCACTCCTGCCTGATACAACAACCTTATAATGAGTTATAGGTATTTTCACGAAAGAATAGCGAGGTAAAACACACCCATGTCGGGTTAATTAACCAAGAGAGAAAATATGAAAAAATACCACTCCCCTCGCTCGCTCAATTTAACCCTCGGTAAAGAGAGCCTGTATAAAGATAACCACATCCATATTGGCACCGTATCACTTGCCTGCTGCAAGTGTCAGGATGATAACGCGGTGACGCCAGCCCCGGTAACACCGGTTGAAAGCCTGAAAGATCTTATCGGTATGCCGCAACCCTGGCCGCTGGCAGACGCGCCGGAAGGCTGGCTGAAATGTAATGGCCAGGCCTTTGATACTGCAAAATATCCACAGCTGGCGAAACTCTACCCCACCGGAAAATTACCCGATTTACGCGGTGAGTTTATTCGTGGCTGGGATGACGCACGAAGTATAGATGCTGATCGTCAGCTCTTATCTGAACAAACGGATGCGATTCGTAATATCACAGGCAATCTGTATTACGGGGTGGATGCTGACGGCCCGCTCAATGAAAGCTATTTCAGCGGCGCACTGTATTACGACCTCAAGGCAATAGTAAAAGACACCAAAAATAACGGGTCATGGACTAACAGCAATGTAGCGAATGCATGGGCACCTGCCATTTTTGATGCCTCTCGCGTCGTTCCTACTGCTGCTGAAAACCGCCCGCGCAATGTCGCCTTTAGCTATATCGTCAAAGCAGGCTAATTATGACAATACCTAATGGCAATACCACCGAACTTAATGAACAGGGGCTGAGTACCCATGCCGGGTATTTTCAGGTCTACCACATTGACCCACAAACGCGCGAATATATCGGCAGCAGCCGTGAATACCTGATGGAGGGGGTCGGTATCCCGGCACACAGTTTTGCCGATGCACCGCCGGATGCCACGCCAGAGCAGGCTATCGTGCGCAGTCAGGATGGCCTGGGCTGGGACAGCGTGGTGGATTACCGTGGTCGCACAGCCTATGACAAACAAACGCGTCAGGCCACTCCCCTCACTCAACCGGGTGCATTAGCGGATAACCTGACACTGTTGGTGCCGCAAACCGAGTGTGATGTCTGGCAAGGTGAACAGTGGCAAACAGATACCAAGGCCATGCAGGCGCTACAGGTTAACGCCGCCAGCGCTCAACGCAGTGAGTACCTTGCCCGTGCGCAGCAGCAACTGGTCGTATTGCAGGATGCGGTTGATCTGAATATCGCCACCGAGCAAGAAACCGCTGCACTGAAAGCCTGGAAAACCTATCGGGTTCAGCTAAACCGGATTGATGTCTCAAACGCACCGGACATTGACTGGCCTGCCATGCCTGCCTGATAACCTCTGCGTTTCCCCCTCCTCCACGGATGCCGTTGCCTGATGCGCGGCATCCGTTTTTTTATTGTATTCCCCGCCTGTGATACCGAAAAAAACCACAACCCATTGTTTTATTTGAAAATAAAAAAAATAACTGTTCATGTCTGTTGTGCCATCGGATAGCAAACCCCATTCGCATGCCTTCTGTTTCGCAACAAGGCACTATGACTCGCACCCCACAACAGGAGACATTCTTGATGAGTGATTATCATCACGGTACGCAGGTCGTCGAAATCAACGACGGAACCCGCGTCATTTCAACAGTATCAACGGCGATCGTCGGTATGGTTTGCACCGCACCGGACGCAGACGCCACCACTTTTCCACTTAACACCCCTGTACTGATTACCGATGTACTGGCCGCCGTTGGTAAAGCAGGTAAAACCGGTACGCTGGCCGCTGCGCTGCAAGCTATCGGCGACCAAACCAAACCGGTAACGGTGGTTGTGCGCGTTGCCACCGGCGCGAACGAAGCTGAAACCGTGTCCAACATCATCGGCGGTGCCGATGCCAACGGAAAATATACCGGCCTGAAAGCGCTGCTGGATGCGCAGGCAGTCACGGGCGTGAAACCTCGGATTCTGGGCGTTCCCGGTCTGGACTCACTGCCAGTTGCGACCGCACTGGCCTCCATCTGCCAGTCACTGCGTGCATTTGGCTACGTCAGTGCGTATGGCTGTAAAACGCAGTCTGATGCCATCAAATACCGTGGCAACTTCAGCCAGCGTGAACTGATGGTGATTTGGCCTGATTTTATCGCCTGGGATACCGCGGCCAATGCCAGTAACACCGCATACGCGACCGCTCGTGCACTGGGCCTGCGTGCCAAAATCGACCAGGAAACCGGCTGGCACAAAACCCTGTCTAACGTCGGCGTGAACGGTGTCACCGGCATTTCTGCCAGCGTGTACTGGGATCTGCAAACCATCGGCAGCGACGCTGACTTGCTCAACGAAGCGGGCGTCACCACGCTGGTACG
This sequence is a window from Dickeya aquatica. Protein-coding genes within it:
- a CDS encoding recombinase family protein, which translates into the protein MLIGYARVSTSDQNTELQKNALISAKCELIFEDQASGKHARRPGLKRAMRKLKPGDTFIVWKLDRLGRSVRDLITMVSDLQARGIHFRSLTDAIDTSTPAGRFFFHVMSALAEMERELIVERTRAGLAAARAAGRIGGRRRIMTPETLERAKMLLDNGATRWQIANIIGVSEKTIYKYFPVGNI
- a CDS encoding phage tail protein, producing MKKYHSPRSLNLTLGKESLYKDNHIHIGTVSLACCKCQDDNAVTPAPVTPVESLKDLIGMPQPWPLADAPEGWLKCNGQAFDTAKYPQLAKLYPTGKLPDLRGEFIRGWDDARSIDADRQLLSEQTDAIRNITGNLYYGVDADGPLNESYFSGALYYDLKAIVKDTKNNGSWTNSNVANAWAPAIFDASRVVPTAAENRPRNVAFSYIVKAG
- a CDS encoding tail fiber assembly protein, producing MTIPNGNTTELNEQGLSTHAGYFQVYHIDPQTREYIGSSREYLMEGVGIPAHSFADAPPDATPEQAIVRSQDGLGWDSVVDYRGRTAYDKQTRQATPLTQPGALADNLTLLVPQTECDVWQGEQWQTDTKAMQALQVNAASAQRSEYLARAQQQLVVLQDAVDLNIATEQETAALKAWKTYRVQLNRIDVSNAPDIDWPAMPA
- a CDS encoding phage tail sheath protein, encoding MSDYHHGTQVVEINDGTRVISTVSTAIVGMVCTAPDADATTFPLNTPVLITDVLAAVGKAGKTGTLAAALQAIGDQTKPVTVVVRVATGANEAETVSNIIGGADANGKYTGLKALLDAQAVTGVKPRILGVPGLDSLPVATALASICQSLRAFGYVSAYGCKTQSDAIKYRGNFSQRELMVIWPDFIAWDTAANASNTAYATARALGLRAKIDQETGWHKTLSNVGVNGVTGISASVYWDLQTIGSDADLLNEAGVTTLVRKDGFRFWGNRTCSSDPLFLFENYTRTAQVLADTMAEAHMWAVDKPVSATLIRDIVEGIKAKFRELKSNGYIIDADCWFDENANDKDTLKAGKLYIDYEYTPVPPLENLTLRQRITDKYLVNLAASVKS